The genomic interval CGGGCAGGCGGATGTCGATCCGATCCAGCAAGGGTCCGGAGAGCCGGGTGCGGTAGGCGGAGGACGCTTGCGACGTGCACGAACACGCTTCGTCGTCCGAGCCCGCGTACCCACACGGGCACGGGTTCGCGGCCGTCACGAGCATGCACCTCGCGGGGAACTCGACCGACCCTTGCAGACGCGCGATCACCACGCGACCGTCTTCGAGCGGCTGGCGCAGTCCCTCGAGCGCGTCGCGCCGGAACTCGGTGACCTCGTCGAGGAAGAGCACGCCCCGGTGAGCGAGCGAGACCTCACCCGCGCGGAACCGACCCGCCGCTCCGCCACCGAGCAGGCCGGCGGACGACACGGAATGGTGCGGCGCACGGAACGGCCGTCGGGACACGAGCGTTCCCGAGCCGAGCAGACCTGCAACGGAGTGGAGCTGGGTCACCTCGAGCGCTTCGTCACGCGCCAGCCCGGGCAAGATCGTCGGCAGCCGTCGCGCCAGCATCGTCTTGCCGGCGCCGGGGGGCCCGGTCATCGCTATGTTGTGGCCACCCGCCGCGGCGATCTCGAGCGCGCGCCGAGCTGCAACCTGGCCGCGCACCTCGGCGAGGTCGGGAGCGTCGGCCGCCTCGTCGGGGGGATCGGCGTGTTGCGGAACCGGCGGCGGCGCCGTGGTGCCCCGCAGGAACCCGACGGCCTCGTCGAGCGCACCGACCCCGACGACGTGGAGACCTTCGACGAGCGACGCCTCGGCGGCGTTGGCGAGCGGAACGATCACCCCCGGGAGCCCCGCCGCGGCCGAAGCCATCGCCACGGACAGGGCACCCGGCGTCGCGACGAGGGCCCCCTGCAACGAGAGCTCTCCCCACACCACGTACCGGTCCAGATGGTCGGGCGGCAGCTGCGCGTTGGCGGCGAGCACCCCGATCGCCAGTGGCAAGTCGAGACCCGCCCCCTCTTTGCGGATGCTGCCGGGCGACAGGTTGACGACGACGCGGTGCGGCGGCCAGGCGAAGCCGGCGCGCTCGACGGCGGGACGGATCCGTTCGCGGGCGTCGGTGATCGCCGCCCCCGGCATCCCCGTCAGCGTCAGCGACGGCAGCCCGCGGCCGATCGACGCCTCGACGTTGACGATCCGCCCGCGCACACCGGTGATCGCGACCCCCCGCACCCGCGCGTACATGTGCGGACCGTATCGACGCGCACCGACACGCCCGTGTGCGAGAGGCCGCTCAGAACGCGTCTTGGAACAGCACTACATCCGGCCGACCGTCGCGCGGAAGGAGGACGCTCGCGACGTCGAACCGGATCACGACGGAATGACCATCCGGCCACTGTGCGAGGAACAGCTGCGCGAGCCGCCGAAGCCGGCGCCGCTTCGTGGATGTGACGGATTCGTACCCGTCGCCGAACGCGGTGCCCGACCGTGTCTTGACCTCGCACACCACGAGGAGATCCCCTCGCCGAACGATCAGGTCGAGTTCGCCCGCGGGGCAGCGCCAGTTGCGCTCGACCAGATGGAACCCGGCGCGCAGGTAGGCCGCCAGCGTTGCGTCTTCGCCGCGACGCCCCAGACGGGCCCGCCGGTCCGAAGCGCTGGTGCGGATCGTGGTGGAGGACATGCGGCGACGTTACCCGGGGTCTCCGACACCCCCGTGCGCCACGGGGATCCGTGTGCGCTCGTCATGTCTAGACGGGTCCGATCCTCCACTCGGCGAACCACGCGTCGGGGTCGAACGAGGGCACGTCCTCGGATGCGGCGATCACGGCGTCCATGAAGTCCGGCACCGTCGTCATCGGCGACAGCCAGTGGTTCGCCGCGTAGTCGTGCAGCATCGACTTGACGCGCGCCATCCCGAGCCGATCGACCAGGTCGGAGATCGCACACGATCCGAACTCGTACACCAGTCCGTAGCCACCGTGCTGGTCCCAGTACCCCATCCCGTTCGTGAGACGGGCGCTCTCGCGGGGCCACGGCAACGGCGTGCACCACGACGAGCTCTTGGCGAACGGGCGGGCCACGACGTAGAGCGCGGACCACTCGGCGAGCCCCTCATCGAGGAAGGGCGAACGGTAGGAGTCGTTGCCGACGATGCCCCACCACCATTGGTGACCGACCTCGTGAGCGAGCACACCCGCATTCGGGTTCGAGAAAACGATCGAGGGGTACTCCATCCCACCGAAGGTCGTGTAGGCGGACTTGACCACGTCGAGCTCGTTCCACGCATCGTGGTAGTCGCCGAAGATCGCCGACATCAGATCGAGGGAACGGATCGTCTGGTCCCGCATCGTCCGCGCCGTGCTCGCACCGCCCACATGCCACACCCGCACACGGGTGCCGTCCGAGGCCGTCCCGACCGCCCGGTCGAACCGTCCGGCGGCCCACGCGAAGTCGCGGACCTCTTCCGCGAAGTAGGTCCTGCGGATCCGTCCGTTCACGAGCTTGGTCGTGGCCTGTGCCGTCCCCGCCGAGGCGAACCGCAGCCCCTTCGGAGAGGTCACGGTGAACAGCACGTCGCCGACGGGCGCGTACATGCTCTCCCCCGCGTCGGTGTACGGATCGAGGTGCACGCCGTCGGCATCCTCCGCGGCCAGGATCGGGATCGCCGTTCCCGCGAACGCGATCGTGTCCGTCCACCCGAACCGATCGTTGCGCTGCGGCAGCGCGATCTCGATCTGCATCCCGATCGTGGCCGTTGCGCCCGGCGCCACGGGATCGTCGAGAACGAGCTCCCGCGCGCTGCAACGCAGCAGGTAGTTCCCGAACGACCCTCCGGTCGGCGCACTCACCCGGATGTCGGGAGGACGACCGTTGCAGCCGAGGAGTCCGTTCGGCCACAAGCGCACGTAGACCGACGTCAACGGATCGGGGCCCGAGTTCCTGAACTGGATCTGGACGATGCCCGTGTAGGTGCGTCCCCTCGAACCGGTCGTGAGATCGACGGTGGTCGTGGCATCCGACGGCCAGGGACTCACCGATGCGGAGGCGACCTGGATCGGGACGACGAGGGCGAGCATCGCGAGCCCCACGACGAGCGCGGCGCCCCGGCCGAGGCGTGTCACCGAGGGATCGGCTCCTCGTTGTGGGATAGCTCCTCGACGTTCACGTCGCGCCGGGTCATCACCCGGACCGACGACACGAAGCGGGCGGGTCGGAACATGTCCCAGACCCAGGCGTCCTGCAAGCTGACCTCGACCCAGTCGTCGCCCTTGGGCTCGAGGTGGACGTCGTTCGCCAGGTAGAACCTGCGCTCGGTCTCGACCACGAACGAGAACATCGGGAGGACGTCTCGATACTCGCGGTAGAGCTCGAGCTCGCGCTCCTCTTCGAACCGCTCGATGTCGTCGTCGCTCATGGTCGTCCATCATCCCAGGTGGACGGCCCTTCCGCCGCCTGCGCTCCCGCTTGCGATATCGGCATCCACCCGGGTGTCTCTGCAGCGCCGGCATGACCCAGATCGAAGCTGACCTGGCCCACGCCCCGGAACGACAGACGGTGGATCGGCGTCGGACCCAGGCGGTCGAGCACGGCCAGGTGATCCGGCGTTCCGTATCCCCTGTTGTGGTCGAAGCCGAACTCGGGCCAGCGACGATGGTACCGGGCCATCGCTCGGTCCCGGACGACCTTCGCGATGATCGACGCGGCGGCCACCGTGCCCGAGACGAGATCGCCCTTCTTGATCGACAGACACGGAACCGGGATGCGTCCGGGAGGGAACCCGTCGACCAGGACGTAGTCGGGAACCACGGTCAGGGTCCGCACGCACCTGCGCATCAGCGCGAGGTTCGAACGGTGCAGCCCGCGCCCGTCGATTCGCTGCGGCGTGGCCCGGCACACGGCGATCGCGACGGCGCCTGCGGTGATGCGTTCGTAGGCGGTATCGCGCTGACCGGCGCTGAGCAGCTTCGAGTCTCGGATCCCCTCGAGATCGAAGCCGTCGGGAAGGATCACCGCGGCGGCCAACAGAGGGCCGGCCAAGGCTCCCCGACCGGCTTCGTCGACCCCCGCGATGTTGCCGAACCCGGCCTCACGGAGCCGGCGTTCGTAACGATTCAGGTCTCCGACCGACGGGGCGGGCTGCGGCTCGTCGATCGCGATCCCGGGCCCGGCGGCGGAGGTCGTGACGGGATCCATCGCCTCGGAACCTAGCCGATGGAACGGATGACAGGGGGGACACGCGGGGCGGTGCGCTGAAGGGGCTTGCGGTTCAGGACTTGTCGGAGGTGTCGACTTCGGCAGCCGGGGCCTCGTCGGCGCCCGATGCCTCCGGGGTCTCTCCGGGAGCCTCGGCCAAGGGAGCGGCCGCCGCATCCGGCTCGGGGGCGGCGGACTCGTCCGCCGCGCCGTCGGAGGCGCTCGGGGCGTCCGCGCCCTGCTCGAGAGCGGCCAACCGGGCGCCCTCCGCCGCCTCGGCGGCCTCGTCCCGACGCTCCCTGATGCGCGCCTTCTTGCCCGTGCGTTCGCGCAAGTAGTAGAGCTTGGCCCGGCGCACGCGACCGCGAGACTCCATCTCGAGCTTCGCGATCGACGGCGAGTGCAGCGGGAACGTGCGCTCGACGCCGACACCGAAAGACACCTTGCGGACGGTGAAGGTCTCCTGCAGCCCACCGCCCTGGCGTCTGATAACGACACCCTGGAACACCTGGGTGCGTTCGCGGTTGCCCTCGACCACCCGAACGTGGACCTTCACCGTGTCACCCGGCCGGAACTCGGGCAGGTCGGTGCGCAGGTACGCCTGGTCGATCACATCGGTGCTCTTCATTCGCAGGGATCCACCGGGGGTCGGCTCGGCGGGAGCGGAATCATAGCAGGTGGGAGTACTCGTCCTGGCTCCCGAGAAGGCTCGGAACGTGTCGTTCGTGTGTCGGCCCCCCGGACCTCGCGACGTTCGCGACGGTCACCCGGACGTGAGGTCCGGGCGGTTGCGGTGGGTCTTGGCCACGGCGGCGTCCCGACGCCACCGCTCGATCTCCGCATGGTTCCCGGAACGGAGCACCTCCGGCACGGACAGTCCCCTGAACTCGGCGGGACGCGTGTACTGGGGGTGGTCCAGCGTCCCCTCGGCGCCGAACGAGTCATGCTCGTGGGACTCCTCCTTGCCGATCACTCCCGGGAGCAGGCGGGTCACCGCCTCGATCACCACGAGGGCGGGGAGCTCGCCCCCCGACAGGACGTAGTCCCCGACCGACAGCTCCTCGGCCCCCAGCACCTGGAGGACGCGCTCGTCCACGCCCTCGTAGCGACCGCACACCAGGATGAGGTGCTCGTCGGCGGCGAGCTGTCGGATGAAGGGCTGGTCGAGCCGCCGGCCGGCGGGCGAGAGGACGAGGACCCGGCCCGGATCCGTCCCGAGCGCCTCGACGGCTCCCACGATCGGTCCGACCTGCAGCACCATCCCGGGACCGCCCCCGTAGGGCGCATCGTCGACCGAGCGGTGAACGTCACCGGGCTCGGCGTGTTCCCGGAGGTCGTGGATCCGTACGTCCACGAGTCCGCCCTCGATCGCCTTGCCCAACAGGCTCGCACCCAGAGGGCCCTCGAGTATCTCGGGGAACACGGTGATCACGTCGATCCGCACGTCCGAGACCTTAGCTCCCGAGAGGGATCATCCGGGAGCGGTGAGACCGGGGACGTCGCGGACGAGCACCCGCCGCGCCGAGAGATCGACATCGAGCACGACCTCGCGAAGGGCCGGGACCATCGTTTCGTTGCCGTCGAGGTCGACCGCGATCCACAGGTCGTTGGCCGGGTTCTCGACGACGTCGGTGATCGGTCCGAGCGAGCGGCCCGACTCGGTGACGATCTCGCACCCACGTAGCTCGTGCGGCCACCAGCGACCGTCCGGCAGCTCGGGGAGCCACGATACGGGGACGACCAGCGTCATGCCACGGAGCTGCACCGCCGACGCGCGGTCGACCACGCCCTCGAAGCTTACGAGCAGGCGATCGCGGTCGCTGCGCGTCGAAGAGATCGTCAGCTCACGGCCGTCGTCACAGAAGACGGTGGCTCCGGAAGCGAACCGATCGGGAACCTCGGAGTACACCTTGACGAGGAGCTCGCCTCGCAGGCCGTGCACCTTCGTCACCTCGCCGACGACCACGGTCGGCTCGGTCACCTCAGTCCTCGACGATCTCCACGCTCGCGTGGATGTCCTGCCGCGTCCCGGCGGCGCGCACGACCGAGCGGATCGCCCGGGCGGTGCGGCCCCCCTTGCCGATGACCTTGCCCATGTCGTCGGGCGCGACGTTGAGGCTCACGAGCAGGCCGCGGTCGTCGGTGCGCTCGGAGACTCGGACGGCGTCCGGTTCGTCCACGATCTGCTTGGCCAGGAACTCGACCAGGTCCTTCACTCGGATGCCTGTTGCTCACCGGCGTCCGAGGCAGGCGACTCGGGCGATCCCGTTGTGACATCGGCCGGGGCGTCATCGCCTCCCGGCGACTCGGCCTGCTCGGCAGCCGCCTCGGCTTTGGCTTCGGCGGCTTCGGTGGCGGCCTTGGCCTTGGCGTCCGCGGCGGCCTGCTTCGCGATGTCGGCGTTGCGCGCCTCTCCGCGCTTGAACTTCAACGCGTCGGTCTTGGCCTTCGCTTCGGCCTTGACCTTCACCTTGGGATGATCCGCCGCGTACTTCTCCCAGATCCCGATCTTGTCGAGGAGGTTCTGGACCGTGTCGCTGGGTTGCGCACCGTTGTTGAGCCAGTGCAGTGCGCGCCCCTCGTCGATCTCGATCACCGAGGGGTCGTCGAGGGGATGGTACTTGCCGATCGCCTCGATGAACCGGCCGTCGCGGGGATCCCGCTGGTCGGCCACCACCACGCGGTAGAAGGGACGCTTCGAGGCGCCCATCCGTCGCAACCTGATCCGTGTCGACATCCGTTCCCTCTCGCTATCGCTTCTTTTTCTTCTTCTTCGGGCGCTTCGAGCCGCCCGGCGAACCTCCGGGGGCCGCGAGCCCGCCGAGACCACCGGCCAGGCCGGCCATCCCGGGCATGCGCTTGCCACCCATCATCGACCGCATCATCTTCCGGGCGCCCTCGAAGTCCTTCAGGAGCCCGTTGACCTCGGCGGTCGTGGTACCCGACCCGCGAGCGATCCGCAGGCGTCGAGACCCCTGGATGATAGCGGGATTCTGTCGCTCCTCCGGGGTCATGCTCAGGATGAGCGCCTCGGCCCGTTTGAGGTGGCCGTCGTCCACCTGACCCGCCAGATCCTTCATCGCGTTCTTGCCTCCGGGAACGCCGGGCAGCATCCCCAGGACGTCCTGGATCGGCCCGAGCTTCTGCATCTCCCGCAGCTGCGTCAGGAAGTCCTCAAGGGTGAACTGCGCCTTCAGCAGGCGCTCGGCCGACTCCTTGGCCGAGTCGGCGTCCATCTTCTCCTGTGCCTTGTCGATCAGGGTCAACACGTCACCCATCCCGAGGATCCGAGAGGCCATCCGGTCCGGATAGAACGGCTCGAGATCGTCGGGACGCTCCCCCGTTCCCACGAAGAAGACGGGGCGCCCCGTGACGCCCGTGATCGACAACGCCGCTCCGCCGCGGGCATCACCGTCGATCTTCGTCAGCACGAAGCCGGTCGTGTCGACCGTGTCCATGAACGCGCGGGCCTGGATGACCGCGTCTTGTCCGACCATCGCGTCACAGGCCATGAGGACGTGATGCGGGCGGATCGTGTCGCGAACGCGGCGTGCCTCGCGCATCATGTCCTCGTCGACGTGGAGCCGTCCGGCGGTGTCGACGATCACGACATCGGCGGCCTGGCGGGAAGCCTCCTTCAACGCGCTCTTCGCCACCTTCACGGCGTCCTTGCCGTCGGACACCACTGGCACGCCGATCTCCGAACCGAGCGTGATCAGCTGATCGACCGCGCCCGGACGGTGTAGGTCCGCCGCCACGAGCAGAGGACGCTTGCCCTTGGACTTGAGGAGTTTGGCGATCTTCGCGCACGCCGTCGTCTTCCCCGAGCCCTGGACACCGGCCATCATCACGACGGCGGGACTGGCACCCGGGAGCTGGAAGGGGACCATCTCGCCTCCGAGCGTCACCTGGAGCTCGTCCCGAACGACCTTCACGATCTGTTGACCCGGCGTGAGGCTGTTCATGACCTCCTCGGACAGGGCGCGTGTGCGGACACGGTCCAGGAAGTCGTCGGCCACCTCGACCGCGACGTCGGCGTCGAGCAGGGCGAGGCGGATGTCTCCCAGGGCCGTCTCCACCTGCTTCGGATGGAGCTTGCCGCGAGAGCGGACCTTCTTGAAGACCGCGTTCAAGCGGTCCGTGAGGGTGTCGAACATCTCTTTTGAGGGTCTCCGAGCCTGTTGGGCACGCGCGCCCGGAGCGAGGGCGTCGCGGAGACGCAGAGTGTACCCACGGCCGGGCGCTCACGGCCGGGTTCGACGACGGGAGAGCAGATGCTGGTGAGGGGTCGGGACCTCGCCCAGGCGCGACGCCTCGAGACGGGCCTGATCGGGCTCCGCTGGTTCGTCGTCATGCTCGGCGGCCTGCTCACGTTCCTGACGGCCCAGGATCGGACCGACGCTCCCGGCTATGCGGTTCCGCTCGGGTTCGGGCTCGTGGCGGTCCTCGCGATCGGCAACGTGCTCATCACCCTCGCGGTCGAACGCGCGAAGCGGCCGGAGGATCTCGCACCCGTGGGGTTCGGAGCGTTCCTCCTCGACATCGCCGTGATCACCGGCCTCGTGTGGATCGGAGCCGATCGCCCCGACGACGCCACGTGGGTGGTCGCCTATCTCCTCCCCCTCGAGGGCGCGATCCGCTACGGGCTCCCGGGAGCGCTGCTTCCGGTCGTGGTCAATCTCGTGTCGGAGATCGCCCGCGAGATGCGCCCGTCGGGCGACGGAGCCGATCTCGCCACGATCGCCACGCGGGTCGGCATGGAGCTCGTGGTCGCGGTCGTCGCCGGGCTGATGGCGCGCTCGATGCAGCGTGAGGCGGATCGCGCACAGGAACGGGCGATGCACGCGGAGGATGCGGCCGTGCGTGAGCAATCCGCTCGGCGCGAACTCGCCGCGTTCCAGACGGCGATCCTGGCCGGCGTCGCGGCAGAGGACGCTGACGGCGGCCTCCAATCGATGGCCGAGACGATCTCCCGGGACCTGGGGTTCGATTCCTTCGCGATCCTGCTCGCCGAGGAACAGGGTCTCGTGCCGCGGGCGCTGCACGGCCAGACGGGCTTCGGGCCCGAAGGAGTCCTGGCGGTGGATGCCCCGGCCGCGGGGACTCCGGGCGTCGTGTCGCGGGCGCTCGAGACCGGAACGGCGCTCATGGCGCTGGACGAGCGCGGTGCCTCCGAGGCCGCGGCACCGCTCAAGGTGGGCGACGAGGTGATCGGCGTGCTCTACGAGCGGCGTTCGCCCCCCGAGGCGATCGACAAGGAACGGCTCGGGCTGCTGACGAGGCTCGCACAGCAGATCGCACTCGTCGTCCGCGCGGCACAACTCCACGCCCGTCAGGAGGAGACCCTGCAGCGACTGCGCGAGCTCGACGAGATGAAGTCGGACTTCGTGGCGATCACGAGCCATGAGCTGCGAACGCCGCTTGCCGCCGTTCGCGGGTTCGTCAACACCTTGCGTCGCCGTCTGGGCGAACTGTCTCCCGAGGAGATCGAGGAGTTCCTCGGGATCGTCGACCAGCAGACTGACCGCCTGATCCGACTCGTCGAGGATCTGTTGGTCGTCTCCCGGATCGAAGCCGGAAAGATCGCGTTCCATCCGGAATCGATCGAGCCACCGGTGTTCCTCGATGCGGTCGTCCAGG from Actinomycetota bacterium carries:
- a CDS encoding KH domain-containing protein → MKDLVEFLAKQIVDEPDAVRVSERTDDRGLLVSLNVAPDDMGKVIGKGGRTARAIRSVVRAAGTRQDIHASVEIVED
- a CDS encoding ribonuclease HII, which produces MDPVTTSAAGPGIAIDEPQPAPSVGDLNRYERRLREAGFGNIAGVDEAGRGALAGPLLAAAVILPDGFDLEGIRDSKLLSAGQRDTAYERITAGAVAIAVCRATPQRIDGRGLHRSNLALMRRCVRTLTVVPDYVLVDGFPPGRIPVPCLSIKKGDLVSGTVAAASIIAKVVRDRAMARYHRRWPEFGFDHNRGYGTPDHLAVLDRLGPTPIHRLSFRGVGQVSFDLGHAGAAETPGWMPISQAGAQAAEGPSTWDDGRP
- a CDS encoding ATP-binding protein codes for the protein MRGRDLAQARRLETGLIGLRWFVVMLGGLLTFLTAQDRTDAPGYAVPLGFGLVAVLAIGNVLITLAVERAKRPEDLAPVGFGAFLLDIAVITGLVWIGADRPDDATWVVAYLLPLEGAIRYGLPGALLPVVVNLVSEIAREMRPSGDGADLATIATRVGMELVVAVVAGLMARSMQREADRAQERAMHAEDAAVREQSARRELAAFQTAILAGVAAEDADGGLQSMAETISRDLGFDSFAILLAEEQGLVPRALHGQTGFGPEGVLAVDAPAAGTPGVVSRALETGTALMALDERGASEAAAPLKVGDEVIGVLYERRSPPEAIDKERLGLLTRLAQQIALVVRAAQLHARQEETLQRLRELDEMKSDFVAITSHELRTPLAAVRGFVNTLRRRLGELSPEEIEEFLGIVDQQTDRLIRLVEDLLVVSRIEAGKIAFHPESIEPPVFLDAVVQGLGDGATRVEVFCDPTGPERMFVDPHRLGQVLTNLLQNALKFSPSAEPVALRSRSDGDTVTFAVIDHGVGVPNDEQKRIFERFHQTDAASTRKAEGAGLGLYITRRLVEAMGGRIEVSSDVGRGATFSVRLPVNQAELPAPAPLSSAGPAD
- a CDS encoding DUF2469 family protein codes for the protein MSDDDIERFEEERELELYREYRDVLPMFSFVVETERRFYLANDVHLEPKGDDWVEVSLQDAWVWDMFRPARFVSSVRVMTRRDVNVEELSHNEEPIPR
- the trmD gene encoding tRNA (guanosine(37)-N1)-methyltransferase TrmD, producing the protein MRIDVITVFPEILEGPLGASLLGKAIEGGLVDVRIHDLREHAEPGDVHRSVDDAPYGGGPGMVLQVGPIVGAVEALGTDPGRVLVLSPAGRRLDQPFIRQLAADEHLILVCGRYEGVDERVLQVLGAEELSVGDYVLSGGELPALVVIEAVTRLLPGVIGKEESHEHDSFGAEGTLDHPQYTRPAEFRGLSVPEVLRSGNHAEIERWRRDAAVAKTHRNRPDLTSG
- a CDS encoding YraN family protein; its protein translation is MSSTTIRTSASDRRARLGRRGEDATLAAYLRAGFHLVERNWRCPAGELDLIVRRGDLLVVCEVKTRSGTAFGDGYESVTSTKRRRLRRLAQLFLAQWPDGHSVVIRFDVASVLLPRDGRPDVVLFQDAF
- the rimM gene encoding ribosome maturation factor RimM (Essential for efficient processing of 16S rRNA), whose amino-acid sequence is MTEPTVVVGEVTKVHGLRGELLVKVYSEVPDRFASGATVFCDDGRELTISSTRSDRDRLLVSFEGVVDRASAVQLRGMTLVVPVSWLPELPDGRWWPHELRGCEIVTESGRSLGPITDVVENPANDLWIAVDLDGNETMVPALREVVLDVDLSARRVLVRDVPGLTAPG
- the ffh gene encoding signal recognition particle protein, producing MFDTLTDRLNAVFKKVRSRGKLHPKQVETALGDIRLALLDADVAVEVADDFLDRVRTRALSEEVMNSLTPGQQIVKVVRDELQVTLGGEMVPFQLPGASPAVVMMAGVQGSGKTTACAKIAKLLKSKGKRPLLVAADLHRPGAVDQLITLGSEIGVPVVSDGKDAVKVAKSALKEASRQAADVVIVDTAGRLHVDEDMMREARRVRDTIRPHHVLMACDAMVGQDAVIQARAFMDTVDTTGFVLTKIDGDARGGAALSITGVTGRPVFFVGTGERPDDLEPFYPDRMASRILGMGDVLTLIDKAQEKMDADSAKESAERLLKAQFTLEDFLTQLREMQKLGPIQDVLGMLPGVPGGKNAMKDLAGQVDDGHLKRAEALILSMTPEERQNPAIIQGSRRLRIARGSGTTTAEVNGLLKDFEGARKMMRSMMGGKRMPGMAGLAGGLGGLAAPGGSPGGSKRPKKKKKKR
- a CDS encoding YifB family Mg chelatase-like AAA ATPase, with the protein product MYARVRGVAITGVRGRIVNVEASIGRGLPSLTLTGMPGAAITDARERIRPAVERAGFAWPPHRVVVNLSPGSIRKEGAGLDLPLAIGVLAANAQLPPDHLDRYVVWGELSLQGALVATPGALSVAMASAAAGLPGVIVPLANAAEASLVEGLHVVGVGALDEAVGFLRGTTAPPPVPQHADPPDEAADAPDLAEVRGQVAARRALEIAAAGGHNIAMTGPPGAGKTMLARRLPTILPGLARDEALEVTQLHSVAGLLGSGTLVSRRPFRAPHHSVSSAGLLGGGAAGRFRAGEVSLAHRGVLFLDEVTEFRRDALEGLRQPLEDGRVVIARLQGSVEFPARCMLVTAANPCPCGYAGSDDEACSCTSQASSAYRTRLSGPLLDRIDIRLPVPRVSRRELLGAGSAESSETVRQRVVDARERQRARGRSVGVACNAYLPGPVARHVAQLTGEAEGLLAHAVDAFGLTGRGFDRALRVARTIADLEGARGVTELHIAEALALRGGTEGGLARAG
- the rpsP gene encoding 30S ribosomal protein S16, translating into MSTRIRLRRMGASKRPFYRVVVADQRDPRDGRFIEAIGKYHPLDDPSVIEIDEGRALHWLNNGAQPSDTVQNLLDKIGIWEKYAADHPKVKVKAEAKAKTDALKFKRGEARNADIAKQAAADAKAKAATEAAEAKAEAAAEQAESPGGDDAPADVTTGSPESPASDAGEQQASE